A part of Capsicum annuum cultivar UCD-10X-F1 chromosome 6, UCD10Xv1.1, whole genome shotgun sequence genomic DNA contains:
- the LOC107855456 gene encoding subtilisin-like protease SBT3.5 isoform X1: MLSFGDNKVHPISSLMALRKTGVLAFICATPPIDQITDYAQVAHNPIPFFIIDIEQGNQILNYFHQCTSNNQEPIIKYGQTKILEGTNTYTKVPSFSSRGPNTFAPEILKPDIAAPGVNILAAVPPHLLKGYNGFNIMSGTSMSAPHVAGIVALLKAAHPNWSPAAIKSALVTTAWNEDTYATEIFSEGNGAKLADPFDFGGGICNPNGAADPGLIYDMDRNDYLNYFCSMGYSNDRIYNATTYHSDAKKSSSSAGIVCPKEVPSRLDMNLPSISIPNLKDSVTIKRTVTNVENANSIYRLVVKPPRNVAIKVTPNVLKFNAKITKISFEVKITSTCPKSSKFTFGSLAWSDGKHFVRIPIAVRKQ; the protein is encoded by the exons ATGCTTTCCTTTGGAGACAACAAAGTACATCCAATTTCTTCTTTGATGGCTCTAAGGAAGACAGGAGTTTTGGCTTTTATTTGTGCTACACCTCCTATTGATCAAATCACTGACTACGCTCAAGTTGCTCATAACCCTATAcctttttttatcattgatatcGAGCAaggaaatcaaattttaaattattttcatcaatgtACATCCAA CAATCAAGAACCTATAATTAAATACGGACAAACTAAAATTCTTGAGGGAACCAACACATACACAAAGGTGCCTTCATTCTCCTCAAGAGGCCCTAATACCTTTGCCCCAGAAATTTTAAag CCCGATATTGCAGCTCCTGGTGTAAATATACTCGCTGCAGTTCCTCCTCATCTTCTTAAAGGATACAATGGATTCAACATCATGTCAGGAACATCCATGTCAGCCCCTCATGTCGCAGGAATTGTTGCACTCCTCAAAGCTGCACATCCTAATTGGTCTCCCGCAGCTATCAAGTCTGCACTTGTGACAACAG CATGGAACGAGGACACATATGCAACTGAAATTTTTTCAGAAGGAAATGGAGCAAAACTTGCTGATCCATTTGACTTTGGAGGTGGCATATGTAATCCAAATGGAGCAGCAGATCCTGGTTTAATCTATGATATGGATAGAAAtgattatttgaattatttttgcaGCATGGGTTATAGTAATGATAGGATTTACAATGCAACTACGTATCATTCCGACGCGAAAAAATCATCTTCTTCAGCAGGCATTGTGTGTCCCAAAGAAGTACCTTCAAGGTTGGATATGAATCTCCCTTCAATATCTATTCCAAATCTCAAGGATTCAGTTACTATCAAGAGAACTGTCACCAATGTTGAAAATGCTAACTCTATATACAGATTAGTGGTTAAACCTCCAAGAAATGTTGCTATTAAAGTAACTCCAAATGTGTTGAAGTTTAATGCCAAGATAACCAAGATTTCCTTTGAGGTAAAGATCACATCCACTTGCCCCAAAAGTAGTAAATTTACCTTTGGAAGTTTGGCATGGAGTGATGGCAAACATTTTGTTAGAATTCCTATTGCTGTGAGAAAGCAATAA
- the LOC107855456 gene encoding subtilisin-like protease SBT3.11 isoform X3: protein MNKTNQGDGVIIGIIDSGIGWGDNSEVFNEKGVGPIPSRWKGSCKEEDNFSATKYCNRKIIGARWYMKGMMEANDLNQTMAERLHKLSALDDNGHGTHVAYTAAGSYVNNVQYYDLNMGTTHGGAPLARLAIYKVGWTSIGSTISNIDVLAAIDDAIKDGVDILSASLGSAINIADIDENNLLGMGSFHAVSHGIPFIATAGNSGPGSSTVENNSPWLISVASSNSDRDIVTPLTLGNNKTILAAGLTKGM, encoded by the exons ATGAACAAAACAAATCAAGGTGATGGAGTAATTATTGGCATAATAGATTCAG GTATTGGATGGGGAGATAATTCAGAAGTTTTCAACGAAAAAGGCGTAGGTCCAATTCCATCTCGATGGAAAGGTAGctgcaaagaagaagacaattTTAGTGCGACTAAATATTGCAACCGAAAAATAATTGGAGCTCGTTGGTACATGAAAGGAATGATGGAAGCCAACGACCTAAATCAGACAATGGCTGAAAGATTACATAAATTATCAGCATTAGATGATAATGGGCATGGTACTCATGTTGCTTATACTGCTGCTGGTTCTTATGTTAACAATGTGCAATACTATGATCTTAATATGGGAACAACACATGGAGGAGCACCACTTGCACGGTTAGCTATTTATAAG GTGGGTTGGACTTCAATTGGATCAACGATTAGTAATATCGATGTTCTTGCTGCCATTGATGATGCTATAAAAGATGGGGTTGACATATTATCAGCATCCCTTGGTAGCGCTATTAACATTGCCGACATTGATGAAAACAATCTTTTAGGGATGGGATCTTTCCATGCAGTATCCCATGGCATTCCGTTTATTGCGACCGCAGGAAATAGCGGACCTGGCTCTTCCACAGTCGAGAATAATTCTCCATGGCTCATAAGTGTTGCTAGTAGCAATTCCGATAGAGATATTGTTACTCCTTTAACACTAGGCAACAACAAGACAATActa GCTGCAGGGCTTACTAAAGGAATGTAG